From Flavobacterium sp. 102, a single genomic window includes:
- a CDS encoding outer membrane protein — protein sequence MKKIISSLLLFSALQAFSQEKTSIELNYPIPSGDNFISNYDGLVDVGIKYRFSDKENFAFGVSLNANYLTYDEPDIGFKTKNYNFQPRIFGELKLKGIPRLHPALGLGYTFMQFSTTGNGNTGEEIISFNESESLSGFNFNVSFSFDFTKKMFAQVQYDAIKVSNTPEGVPDTKYNTTANFIKLGVGYRF from the coding sequence ATGAAAAAAATTATCTCTTCATTACTTTTGTTTTCTGCTTTGCAAGCCTTCTCACAAGAAAAAACTTCTATTGAACTGAATTACCCAATTCCATCCGGCGACAACTTTATAAGCAATTATGATGGTTTAGTTGATGTTGGAATTAAATATAGATTTTCAGACAAGGAAAATTTTGCCTTTGGGGTTTCCTTAAACGCGAATTATTTGACTTATGACGAACCAGATATTGGTTTTAAAACCAAAAATTATAATTTTCAACCTCGAATATTTGGTGAACTCAAATTAAAAGGCATTCCAAGATTACATCCTGCACTTGGTTTAGGCTATACTTTTATGCAATTCAGCACGACTGGAAATGGTAATACAGGTGAAGAAATAATCAGTTTCAATGAATCAGAGAGTTTAAGCGGGTTCAATTTCAATGTTTCTTTTTCCTTTGATTTCACCAAAAAAATGTTTGCCCAAGTTCAATATGATGCGATAAAAGTGAGCAATACTCCGGAAGGTGTTCCGGATACAAAATACAATACAACTGCCAATTTTATAAAACTGGGAGTTGGTTACAGATTCTAA
- a CDS encoding adenylate kinase → MINIVLFGKPGAGKGTQAEFLKGKYNLTHLSTGDIFRYNIKNDTELGQLAKTFMDKGDLVPDEVTIQMLQSEVDKNPTCAGFLFDGFPRTIAQAEALDKFLESKGQNITATVALEADDNILVARLLERGKTSGRPDDQDEEKIRNRYQEYNEKTAPLMHYYDAQGKFHAVNGIGSIEEVTQRLSKVIDNL, encoded by the coding sequence ATGATCAACATCGTTCTTTTCGGAAAACCAGGTGCAGGAAAAGGCACACAAGCTGAATTTTTAAAAGGAAAATACAATTTAACCCATCTTTCAACCGGAGATATTTTTAGATACAATATTAAAAATGATACCGAATTAGGCCAATTAGCCAAAACCTTTATGGACAAAGGTGATTTGGTTCCCGATGAAGTGACGATACAAATGTTGCAAAGTGAAGTAGATAAAAACCCAACATGCGCCGGATTTTTATTTGACGGTTTCCCCAGAACGATTGCACAAGCGGAAGCTTTAGACAAATTTTTAGAATCAAAAGGCCAAAACATCACCGCTACGGTAGCTTTAGAAGCCGATGACAATATTTTAGTGGCTCGTTTGCTGGAAAGAGGTAAAACTTCGGGTAGACCTGATGATCAAGATGAGGAAAAAATCCGCAACAGATATCAGGAATACAATGAAAAAACCGCACCTTTGATGCATTATTACGACGCTCAAGGTAAATTTCATGCCGTGAATGGTATTGGTTCAATCGAAGAAGTAACACAGCGTTTAAGTAAAGTAATAGACAATTTATAA
- the obgE gene encoding GTPase ObgE — MTEGNFVDYVKIYVSSGKGGKGSSHLHREKFIEKGGPDGGDGGRGGHIILKGNKSLWTLFHLKFARHVKAGHGGDGGSSRSTGHDGEDKIIEVPLGTVVRDKETDEILFEITENGEERILIKGGKGGLGNWHFRSSTNQTPRYAQPGMPAEELDVILELKVLADVGLVGFPNAGKSTLLSVLTSAKPKIADYPFTTLKPNLGIVAYREFKSFVMADIPGIIEGAAEGKGLGHYFLRHIERNSTLLFLVPADADDIKKEYEILLDELRRYNPEMLDKDRLIVVSKSDMLDDELKAEMRKQLDKDFKGIPYMFISSVANQGLTELKDKLWEMLNVDADEPENSHGI, encoded by the coding sequence ATGACAGAAGGTAACTTTGTAGACTACGTAAAAATATATGTTTCTTCCGGAAAAGGAGGAAAAGGTTCTTCGCATCTACACCGAGAAAAATTTATTGAAAAAGGCGGACCCGATGGTGGTGATGGTGGTCGCGGCGGCCATATTATATTAAAAGGAAATAAAAGCCTTTGGACGTTATTTCACTTAAAATTTGCGCGTCACGTCAAAGCCGGTCATGGTGGAGATGGCGGAAGTTCCAGAAGTACGGGTCATGATGGTGAAGATAAAATAATCGAAGTGCCATTGGGAACTGTTGTTCGCGATAAGGAAACCGATGAAATTTTATTCGAAATCACAGAAAACGGCGAAGAAAGAATTTTGATTAAAGGCGGAAAAGGCGGTTTGGGTAACTGGCATTTTAGAAGTTCGACGAATCAAACGCCAAGATATGCCCAACCGGGAATGCCGGCGGAAGAATTGGATGTAATTTTGGAATTAAAAGTCTTAGCCGATGTTGGTTTAGTAGGTTTCCCTAATGCCGGAAAATCGACTTTATTATCGGTGCTGACTTCTGCCAAACCAAAGATTGCTGATTATCCGTTTACTACGTTGAAACCGAATTTAGGAATCGTTGCTTACAGAGAATTCAAATCCTTTGTGATGGCGGATATTCCGGGAATTATAGAAGGCGCAGCCGAAGGAAAAGGTTTAGGGCATTACTTTTTGAGACATATTGAGCGTAACTCAACACTGTTGTTTTTGGTTCCTGCCGATGCGGATGACATCAAAAAAGAGTACGAGATTCTATTGGATGAGTTGCGTCGTTACAATCCGGAAATGTTAGATAAAGACCGTTTGATTGTCGTTTCCAAAAGCGATATGTTAGACGACGAATTGAAAGCGGAAATGCGCAAACAATTAGACAAAGACTTCAAAGGAATCCCTTATATGTTTATTTCTTCAGTTGCCAATCAAGGGTTGACAGAGTTGAAAGATAAACTTTGGGAAATGTTGAATGTTGATGCTGATGAACCCGAGAATAGTCATGGTATATAA
- a CDS encoding hemolysin family protein, with translation MSEIALISARKNRLETAAKKGNTNAKVALDLANSPNKFLSTVQIGITLIGILTGIYSGDKITADVQLFVESFEALRPYGHSIAVGIVVVVLTFFSLVLGELLPKRIGLNYPEAIAKGVAVPMKMVSIVTAPFIWLLTISTEGILKILKIRPTADGKVTEEEIKAIIKEGTEGGEVQEIEQDIVERVFHIGDRKVNSLMTHRKSIVYLSYDDTIEELKAKVLNELHSVYPVCHENLDDVVGIVLLKDLFAGFEKGPFDLKSITKDPVYLIEHTSAYKALENFKKSKVHYALVTDEYGVFQGIITLNDILEALVGDAADFYEDEFKLIAREDGTWLVDGHYSLHDFLTYFDMDDLISDYDVTTLSGLIMTELGNIPKTGEKLIWNKFEIEVIDMDGVKIDKVLVKAIKE, from the coding sequence ATGTCGGAAATCGCTTTGATTTCTGCGCGTAAAAATCGTTTGGAAACCGCAGCAAAAAAAGGAAATACTAATGCTAAAGTCGCTTTAGACTTAGCGAATTCACCCAATAAATTTTTATCCACAGTACAAATCGGAATTACCTTAATCGGAATTTTGACCGGTATATATTCAGGAGACAAAATCACAGCAGATGTTCAACTATTTGTAGAAAGTTTTGAAGCATTAAGACCTTATGGTCACAGTATAGCGGTTGGAATAGTTGTGGTTGTTTTGACGTTTTTCTCTCTGGTTTTAGGGGAATTGTTACCCAAACGAATCGGGTTGAATTACCCTGAAGCGATTGCTAAAGGAGTAGCGGTTCCGATGAAAATGGTTTCAATTGTCACGGCACCTTTTATTTGGTTGCTTACCATTTCGACTGAAGGAATATTGAAAATTCTTAAAATCAGACCAACTGCTGATGGAAAAGTAACCGAGGAAGAAATCAAAGCCATCATCAAAGAAGGTACTGAAGGCGGAGAAGTACAAGAGATTGAACAAGATATCGTGGAGCGTGTTTTCCACATTGGTGACCGAAAAGTAAACTCTTTGATGACACATAGAAAGTCAATAGTATATCTTTCTTATGACGATACCATTGAAGAATTAAAGGCTAAAGTTCTAAACGAATTGCACTCGGTTTATCCCGTATGTCACGAGAATTTAGATGATGTAGTTGGCATAGTTTTGCTCAAAGATTTGTTCGCCGGTTTTGAAAAAGGACCATTTGATTTAAAATCGATTACCAAAGATCCGGTCTATTTAATAGAACATACTTCTGCTTATAAAGCATTGGAGAATTTCAAAAAATCTAAAGTGCATTACGCTCTGGTAACCGATGAATATGGAGTTTTTCAAGGCATCATTACGTTGAATGACATTTTAGAAGCTTTGGTTGGTGATGCGGCTGATTTTTATGAAGATGAATTCAAATTAATCGCCCGTGAAGACGGAACATGGTTGGTTGACGGACATTATTCGTTACACGATTTCTTGACCTATTTCGATATGGATGATTTAATCAGCGATTATGATGTAACGACATTGAGCGGTTTGATCATGACCGAATTAGGCAATATACCAAAGACAGGTGAAAAACTCATCTGGAACAAATTTGAAATAGAAGTCATCGATATGGATGGCGTGAAGATTGATAAAGTGCTTGTGAAAGCAATTAAGGAATAG
- the hpt gene encoding hypoxanthine phosphoribosyltransferase, producing the protein MIHLHDKTFEPFISSDEIDFAIANMAKQMDDDFFDDVPVFVGVLNGSFMVLSDLMKKYRGMCEVSFVKMASYEGTETTNEVKQLIGLNQDLEGRTVVIVEDIVDTGNTVEELKAIFKEKKVKHLKIATLFFKPEAYKKDIKIDYVGIRIPNKFIVGYGLDYDGLGRNLPDVYQLAQ; encoded by the coding sequence ATGATACACTTACACGATAAAACCTTCGAGCCGTTTATCTCTTCAGACGAAATTGATTTTGCTATTGCAAATATGGCCAAACAAATGGACGATGATTTTTTTGATGATGTTCCGGTTTTTGTGGGTGTTTTGAATGGCTCGTTTATGGTTTTGAGCGACTTGATGAAGAAATACCGCGGTATGTGCGAAGTGAGTTTTGTGAAAATGGCTTCCTATGAAGGAACAGAAACCACAAATGAAGTGAAACAATTGATCGGTTTGAACCAAGATTTAGAAGGCAGAACGGTTGTGATTGTAGAAGATATCGTCGATACCGGAAATACGGTTGAAGAACTGAAAGCGATTTTTAAAGAAAAAAAAGTAAAGCACTTGAAAATTGCGACTTTATTTTTCAAACCCGAAGCTTATAAAAAAGACATCAAAATTGATTACGTTGGGATTAGAATTCCAAATAAATTCATTGTAGGTTATGGTTTAGACTACGATGGTTTAGGAAGAAATTTACCGGACGTTTACCAATTGGCACAATAA
- a CDS encoding S46 family peptidase — MKKIILSLIAAIMLVPSSVKADEGMWFLMFIERLNQRDMQKMGLQLTAEEIYSINNHSLKDAIVQFNGGCTAEIISKDGLVLTNHHCGYDAIAELSTAEKNLLKDGFWAESRKAEIKPASLFVRFFVRMDDCTKRILAVVTPGMSEADREKAINAEIAKIEKENNAGGKYTVSVRPFFQGNEYYYFVYQDYKDVRLVGTPPESLGKFGGDTDNWEWPRHTADFSMFRVYADKDGNPADYSESNVPLQPKHYLPVNINGVKENDFAMILGYPGRTNRWMPAGGIEQNVKFAYPAWVEGAKTGMDNMKKYMDQSDALNLVYASKYASTANYWKNRQGMIDALTKFGTAKTKAAQETKFNTWANKPANKAKYGNVVSNINKYYALTNEKSRHDSYLTQLFRTTSFGTIGRTLGRQLENYVKADAAKRAQMAPAIEEMATEMYKELHIPAERDLLAAQLKVYATKSTGYAIAPAVKKIAEENNNDFTKYVNAAFDMSIFTSLDRIKAFLVIPSQGALENDPLYGLSNDMVAHFNTKSEEITKAQNDYSASFRLLVEGLRESKIGSIKYPDANSTMRLTYGKVRSLPADKRNDAKINNYTTLDGQVKKYKKGDQEFDLPVKVLEMNKAKNYGRFADKDGSLHVNFLTDNDITGGNSGSPVLNGKGELIGLAFDGNIEAMAGDVIFDSKLQRTINVDIRYVLWVIENFSGAKHIVDEMTLVK; from the coding sequence ATGAAGAAAATTATTTTATCCTTGATTGCAGCCATTATGCTTGTTCCATCGAGTGTTAAAGCTGACGAAGGAATGTGGTTTTTGATGTTTATCGAAAGATTAAATCAAAGAGACATGCAAAAAATGGGCTTGCAATTGACAGCCGAAGAAATTTACAGTATCAATAATCACAGTTTGAAAGATGCAATCGTGCAATTCAACGGAGGTTGTACTGCGGAAATTATTTCTAAAGACGGTTTGGTTTTAACCAATCACCACTGTGGTTATGATGCGATTGCAGAATTATCTACTGCTGAGAAAAACTTGTTAAAAGACGGTTTTTGGGCAGAAAGTAGAAAAGCTGAAATCAAACCGGCCAGTTTATTTGTTCGTTTCTTCGTAAGAATGGATGACTGTACCAAACGTATTTTGGCAGTTGTTACTCCCGGAATGAGCGAAGCTGACAGAGAAAAAGCTATCAATGCTGAAATCGCTAAAATTGAAAAAGAAAACAATGCCGGTGGCAAATACACCGTTTCTGTTCGTCCTTTTTTCCAAGGCAATGAATATTACTATTTTGTTTACCAAGATTACAAAGACGTTCGTTTGGTAGGAACACCACCGGAAAGTTTAGGGAAATTTGGTGGAGATACTGACAACTGGGAATGGCCACGTCACACTGCCGATTTCTCTATGTTTAGAGTATATGCAGACAAAGATGGTAATCCTGCAGATTATTCAGAAAGTAACGTTCCATTACAACCAAAACACTATTTACCGGTTAACATTAATGGTGTAAAAGAGAATGACTTTGCTATGATTTTAGGTTATCCGGGTAGAACTAACCGTTGGATGCCAGCTGGCGGAATTGAGCAAAACGTAAAATTTGCTTATCCTGCTTGGGTTGAAGGTGCCAAAACCGGAATGGACAATATGAAAAAATACATGGACCAAAGTGATGCTTTGAACTTGGTTTATGCTTCAAAATATGCTTCAACGGCTAACTACTGGAAAAACCGTCAAGGTATGATTGATGCTTTGACCAAATTTGGTACAGCCAAAACTAAAGCCGCACAAGAAACTAAATTCAATACTTGGGCTAATAAACCGGCTAACAAAGCTAAATACGGTAACGTAGTTTCCAATATCAATAAGTATTATGCGTTAACTAATGAGAAGTCGAGACATGATAGCTATTTAACGCAATTGTTCAGAACGACTTCTTTTGGAACTATCGGAAGAACTTTGGGAAGACAATTAGAGAATTATGTTAAAGCTGATGCTGCTAAACGTGCTCAAATGGCTCCGGCTATTGAGGAAATGGCAACAGAAATGTACAAAGAATTACACATTCCGGCTGAAAGAGATTTATTGGCCGCACAATTGAAAGTGTATGCTACTAAATCAACCGGTTATGCGATTGCGCCTGCGGTTAAAAAGATTGCTGAAGAAAACAACAACGACTTTACTAAATATGTAAACGCGGCTTTCGACATGAGTATTTTTACTTCATTGGACAGAATTAAAGCTTTCTTGGTAATTCCAAGTCAAGGTGCTTTGGAAAACGATCCTTTGTATGGACTTTCAAATGATATGGTAGCTCATTTCAATACTAAATCAGAGGAAATTACTAAAGCTCAAAATGATTATAGTGCTTCTTTCCGTTTATTGGTAGAAGGTTTAAGAGAATCAAAAATTGGTTCAATCAAATATCCTGATGCTAACTCAACCATGCGTTTGACTTACGGAAAAGTACGTTCGTTACCGGCTGACAAACGCAATGATGCTAAAATCAACAACTACACTACGCTTGACGGTCAAGTAAAGAAATACAAAAAAGGAGATCAAGAATTTGATTTGCCGGTAAAAGTTTTGGAAATGAACAAAGCTAAAAACTACGGTAGATTTGCTGATAAAGACGGAAGTCTACACGTGAATTTCTTAACGGATAATGACATTACAGGAGGAAATTCAGGTTCACCGGTATTGAACGGTAAAGGAGAATTGATTGGTTTGGCTTTCGACGGAAATATCGAAGCGATGGCCGGAGACGTTATCTTTGACAGTAAATTACAAAGAACCATCAACGTTGATATCCGTTATGTATTATGGGTAATTGAGAATTTCTCTGGAGCTAAGCACATCGTTGACGAGATGACTTTAGTGAAATAA
- a CDS encoding 5-(carboxyamino)imidazole ribonucleotide synthase produces MNYFSSDFKLGILGGGQLGKMILSESRKFDIQTYVLDPSAAAPSQFGATQFFIGNLMDFDTVYQFGKMVNLLTIEIENVNLEALDKLEAEGLPVFPSPKTLRMIQNKGKQKDFYVENNIPTSPHQRYVDLNALRDAVTSSDTETSVEMPFVWKCAQFGYDGNGVKIVRSAIDLINLPDVECIAEQMVPFKNELAVIVARSVSGEVKTYPVVEMEFHPEANQVEYVICPARIDDKVAKKATEIALQVSKAFNHVGLLAVEMFQTADDEILVNEVAPRPHNSGHYSIEASYTSQFENHLRAILNLPLGNTASKVAGIMVNLVGEEGFSGQVVYENIEKIMAIDGVTPHIYGKRETRPFRKMGHVTIVNENMIEARKIAEEVKNSIRVISGQ; encoded by the coding sequence ATGAACTATTTCTCTTCCGATTTTAAACTCGGCATACTCGGCGGCGGACAATTAGGCAAAATGATTTTGTCCGAAAGCCGTAAATTTGACATCCAAACTTATGTCCTTGACCCAAGCGCAGCAGCACCATCACAATTTGGTGCCACACAATTTTTCATAGGAAATTTGATGGATTTTGACACGGTGTACCAATTTGGTAAAATGGTCAATCTGTTGACGATTGAAATCGAGAACGTAAATTTAGAAGCATTGGACAAATTAGAAGCCGAAGGTTTACCTGTTTTTCCATCGCCAAAAACCTTGCGAATGATTCAAAACAAAGGAAAGCAGAAAGATTTCTATGTTGAAAACAACATCCCAACTTCACCACACCAACGTTATGTTGACCTAAATGCTCTTAGAGATGCTGTCACATCGAGCGATACCGAAACTTCGGTAGAGATGCCGTTTGTGTGGAAATGTGCCCAATTTGGTTACGATGGAAACGGTGTAAAAATTGTGCGTTCAGCCATTGATTTAATCAACTTACCCGATGTAGAATGTATCGCGGAGCAAATGGTTCCTTTTAAAAATGAATTGGCAGTTATTGTCGCTCGTTCAGTTTCAGGTGAAGTAAAAACGTATCCGGTTGTTGAAATGGAATTCCATCCCGAAGCCAACCAAGTGGAATACGTAATCTGTCCGGCGCGAATTGATGATAAAGTAGCAAAAAAAGCAACCGAAATAGCCTTACAAGTTTCTAAAGCTTTCAACCACGTTGGATTACTTGCCGTAGAAATGTTCCAAACGGCAGACGATGAAATTCTGGTGAATGAAGTCGCGCCTCGTCCGCACAATTCAGGACATTATAGTATTGAAGCGAGTTACACATCACAATTTGAAAATCATTTGCGCGCCATATTGAATTTGCCTTTGGGAAACACCGCTAGCAAAGTGGCCGGAATTATGGTAAATTTGGTTGGCGAAGAAGGTTTTTCTGGACAAGTCGTTTACGAAAATATCGAAAAAATCATGGCGATTGACGGCGTAACGCCACACATTTACGGCAAACGCGAAACACGTCCGTTTAGAAAAATGGGACACGTAACAATCGTTAATGAAAATATGATTGAAGCGAGAAAAATTGCGGAAGAAGTAAAGAATAGCATTAGAGTGATCAGTGGTCAGTAA